The Spirosoma radiotolerans genome has a window encoding:
- a CDS encoding metallophosphoesterase family protein: MTRIGLLSDTHSYLDPQIFVHFDACNEIWHAGDVGHLTVAEQLRTFRPLRIVSGNIDKESNDLPINQRFTLEGLDIWMTHIGGTPPNYNPTTRPALKANPPDLFVCGHSHILKVVRDPTINNLLFINPGAAGKTGFHKIRTVIRFSLDAGKILDMQVIELGKK; this comes from the coding sequence CAGTTATCTCGACCCGCAGATTTTTGTTCATTTTGACGCTTGTAACGAGATTTGGCACGCGGGTGATGTTGGCCATCTGACGGTCGCCGAACAATTACGAACGTTCCGACCCTTACGCATTGTGAGTGGTAATATTGATAAAGAATCAAACGACTTGCCCATAAACCAGCGCTTTACCCTCGAAGGTCTGGATATTTGGATGACGCATATTGGTGGTACGCCACCCAACTATAACCCAACGACACGACCAGCGTTGAAAGCCAACCCGCCGGACTTATTTGTTTGTGGTCACTCACACATTCTCAAAGTCGTGCGAGACCCTACGATAAACAATCTGTTGTTCATCAATCCCGGCGCTGCTGGTAAGACCGGCTTTCATAAGATACGAACGGTTATCCGGTTTTCGCTTGATGCAGGTAAGATTCTCGATATGCAGGTAATTGAGTTGGGTAAAAAATAA